GGGCAGGTCGGGATTGCCCATGCCGAGGTCCACGATGTCCACGCCCTGGCGGCGCATCTGCATCTTGAGTTCGTTGACCACGGCAAAGACGTAGGGTGGCAGGCGTTCCATGCGCGCGAACTTGTGCATGGCCAAAGGCTCCTTCTGTGGCGGAGGGTGAATGAATCCTCCTTGTGTACCGGCGGGCGGCCCGGCTGTCAAAGACTGGAATGAAACCTTGACCGGGGGGCCGCGCGCGGCTATGAGGTCTCTTCGCGGAGAGGTGGCCGAGCTGGCCGAAGGCGCTCCCCTGCTAAGGGAGTATACTGGCAAAACCGGTATCGCGGGTTCAAATCCCGCCCTCTCCGCCAGCCCTTACAGCACGAGGCTTCCCAGCCTTCTGGCCCCGGCCTAGGACACGGATTCCTGGCCGGGGTTTTGATTTTGTCGCACTTCTGGCCGTACACTCCCACCCGTTCTACTGGGCTCCGTTCATTCAGATGGGTAACTGGCACAGGGAGCAGTGGTCGATGGCGAAATATATCGAAGCGTTGCCTTCCGAAAGGGTCATGGTCGTGGCCATGCCAGTGCCCCACATCTCGTCACGCGCCCGGTTCCATCGGCGATGTTCATTCCGGCCGGGATCGCCCTGACGGTTTTCCTGGACCTCGGGGCCTTTCGTCTGCAACTGGGACAGGGTGGCGCTGCTGGACGTCCGCGCCCCCCTGCAGTGCCAGGAGTGACGGGCCAGAACCAGGCCGGACTGGGCCGTCTGAGTATCCATGGCGGATTCGTTCTTGTGGCTAGATCTTTGGGAAAAGCGCCTCGACTAGGCAAATGGGTGATGATCCAGGAATTTCGGCGGCAATTTGCATCCTCAGTTCCTGCATGGCACGAATGCTCGGCGTTGCAACCAGAATCTGTGCGCCATCCAGTTCTCCCGCCTCCATCGGGAGGAGGATGGGGGCCTTGCCATGGTAGAGACCGCGACCGCCCTTGGCATTGTCAATGAATGCCAGGACATCTAGACCAAGTTCTTCGAGGTTTTCAGCCACGCTGATCGCATACCGGCCGGCTGGCGCCAGGACGATGCGGTCGCCGGACTTCAGGCCGCAAGCCCCACCGAGCGCGTGCGCCGCGAACCCGGGATCGACGGGAAGTAGCTGAAGAGTTCCAGTTTGTGCCGAATAAAGGCAGGAGATTCTTTGCATCCATTCCGGGGGCAGCAGATCCAGGATTGTTTCCTCAGGGATACCGCGGGATGATAACATCTTTCTGGTCCATGGGACTGCATCAGCAAGAAGTATAACGTCATATTTAAGCTTACCGAGGTCACCAATAGAAACTATCGGATTTTCAAAGTAGTAATGATCTTTGGTCGGGCCATCGACGTGACAAACATATTGGCCCTGTTCAACACCAAAAAGGTTGTGGGTTCGCAATATACGAGCGTTCTCACCCCTTCCATACACAACGATATTCTTGTCACGCAGAACAGCGGAAAGCATTTCGGCTTGGCGAGATAGTGGGCTGTACTGAAAATAATTCACTGATGCAATCATTCTACACTGGCTACAAAAAGCCTTTACCAGGGGGAACGGCGAAAGAGGAACTTTGACTTGTGAAGCGCAGAAGGGGCATTCTCCTGAACCAGTGTCCGGGTCGAAGTTCTGGAGTGTAAATTTTTCAAGGTAATGAGTATTTATCCGGCGCATTTGTTGCATGACAACGGAATAGAGACGTGAGTCATCGACTTCACTGACATTAATCCTGTCGTAGTTTTTTGTTTTCCCATAAAGCAGCCCATTGTGTAGTCCTTGCTCGCACTGTAACTCTTCCAAATTGGAAAGGTATGCAACTTCATCAGAAATCAGTCCCCGCCGTAGGGCCCGCTGATAAATAGCTGTCCCCGGGTACGCGGTAACCATGCTAAAAAATGTGCAGTACAAATCGTTTTCGATAATAAAGTCGGCCGTTCCTTGTATATGCTTCTCGGTTTCACCCTCAGATCCGAACATGATCGCGCCTGTCGTCAAAATCCCAGCCAAATTCGCTGCTTTGTAGAATTCCAATACCATCTTGGTGGTAATCCCTTTCCGCATTCTCTTGAGAATATCGTCATTCCCGCTCTCAATACCCATAAACACATGGACGCAGCCTGCATCCTTCAAAACTTGCAGAATTTGCAAGTCAATGTTCCCTTTAAGACAGCAATTCCACGGCTTACCTATTCCACTCAGCTTGTATGCCTCGCAGAATTCGACAGCTTGATCGAGTCGCACGAAGGATGTCTCGTTCATCAAAGAGAAACCCCACATATGAGGATAGGCTTCGACAGCCTTTTGCATCTCCAAAATTACCAGCTCGGTTTTTCTGGCGGTAAAACCGTGGTACAAAGGAAAGCAGAATGTACAATTCCCGATGCAGCCCCTGGCATGATATATTGGATAGTCCAGATTGTGATTGGCCGATGCGGACCCGAAATGTCTTTCCACATGGACTTCTGTCCATTCCGGGGAGACGTCATACTTTGAGATATCTAATCGCCTGACATGGCGGTTTGCCATGATGACCCCATCCGAGTTTCTCCAGGCTAATCCCGGGAGGTCGGTCACATCCTCTTGCCTGTCGAGCCGCGTCAGGAACTCAGCAAACCTTTTTTCGGCTTCGCCTAGGAAAATATAATCCACGCCGAATTGAGAAAAGATCAATTCAAGCTGAATGCAGCTTGTGACTGGTCCACCCAATATTAGTGGAGTATCACTCAAGCCTTTCACTTTGGCGAAGAACTCATGAAAGAACTTCCACGAACCGACCATCCCGCCTGACCCTATGCAGAGGTACTCCCCGGCTCGGATTGCTTCTTCCGGCAGAGGGGTGAATTCAAGGTCTATGTATTCATAGGGGATGTGATGCTTTTTTAGGTCTGCCAGCACATAGGCGATGCCGACGGGAGGACCTGAAAGCTTCGGAGAAGCAATAAGCACTTTTTTCAAAATTTTACCCTCTTGATGAGGTTAATGGATAGAATAACGTGGAGATTCTCGCTGGCCCGTGCATGTCTCGCACCGCCAAGCATCCATGGGCTTGCCACCCTCGACTTGGGGCGATCATGTCGCCTGCGTATGCCACAAAAAGTTCATGCAATTATCATGTCAAAAGATTCAGCTTATTTAATTTTTTGTGTCCCAAAGCCCGGTAGAGTCTCAGTTTGTGGTGTAAGAGCCTGCCGCCTGCGAGAGGGGGGCTGCGGCAGGCAGCCGTTCTTCCGAAGGGTTTTGTCACCAAAACAAGCCCTAACAGGTCGTTGAGGAATTCCTCTCATTAATCAAATCAGGACATGCCACCGCCTCGTTGGCTACTCTGTGAGTGTCTAACCACTGACTCACTACTTGCGCAACCACTGGCTCCAAAGCCTTGTTGGCGGCACACCCCGTACCTCATGTCTCATTCGGTAATGGAGGGTGTATGGAGATTTTGCAGGATGGTGCCTGAAGGGCTTGGGTAATCAGGAGTTGACACTCTTCCAGGTCATACACCTTCATACATTGTGATTACAGCGGCTTAAACAGTTCTATCCAACATCGCGGTCAACCCAAGGTTCACCGGGAGGTTGACCACCATAGAAAAAGGGCCAGTCAACTTTGTCAGTTAACCGGCCCTTTTTCTTGGGGAAATTTATGGTCGGGATGAGAGGATTTGAACCTCCGACCCCCTGAACCCCATTCAGGTGCGCTCCCAGACTGCGCTACATCCCGACGCGAAGAAGGAGTCTTTAGCCTTGCAGCGACACAGTGTCAACGAAGAATCGCGAGGAAGCACGTTTTTCTTGCCCGGGCTGGCGCAGAGCCCCTTTCCGGGTTACGCTGGGTTTGACCGGGCATCGGCCCCGGGCAACCGTCACGCGAGGTTCCGCATGCTCCATCCCGACGATCCCGTCCTGGTCACCGGCGCCACGGGCTACGTGGGCGGCCGCCTGGTCCCCCTGCTCCTGGTGCGCGGACGCCGCGTTCGCCCCGCGGCCCGCTCCCTGGACAAGCTCGCCTGCCGCCCCTGGGCCGCCCATCCGCGCTGCGAGCCCGTCCAGGCGGACATGCTCGACGCCGCATCCCTGGACAAGGCCCTCTTGGGCTGCCGCGCCGCCTACTACCTCGTCCACTCCATGGGCTCCGCGGGCAGGGACTTCGCCCAAGCCGACGAGCGCTCCGCCCTCAACTTCGGCGAGGCCTGCGCCCGGGCGGGCGTGGAACGCATCGTCTACCTGGGCGGCCTGGGCGACGACAACGCCGAACTGAGCCACCACCTGCGCTCCCGGCACCGCACCGCCCACAACCTGGCCCGGGCGGGCGTGCCCGTCACCCACCTGCGCGCCGCCGCCATCCTGGGCGCGGGCAGCGCCTCCTACGAGATCCTGCGCTCCCTGGTGGAGCGCCTGCCCGTGATGATCACCCCGCGTTGGGTGCACACGCGCTGCCAGCCCATCTCCGTGCGCGACGTGCTCGACTACCTGGCCGCCTGCCTGGAACACCCCGAAACCGCAGGGCAGACCTACGACATCGGAGGCCCCGATGTGCTCACCTACGAGGACCTCTTCCAACTCTACGCCCAGGTGGCGGGGCTGCCCCGGCGGATCATCGTGCCCGTGCCCCTGCTCACGCCCAGGCTCTCGGCCCATTGGGTGCGCTTCGTCACGCCCGTGCCCGCCTCGGTGGCCCGCCCGCTCATCGAGGGACTGCGCAACGAGGTGGTCTGCCGCGACGACCGCATCCGCCGGATCATCCCCCTGGACCTCCAGGGCTGCCGCGAGACCTTCCAGGCCGCACGCCGCGAACTCAAGGACCGCCTCGTGCCCACCTGCTGGAGCGATGCGGGCCAGGTGCGCGCCCCGGAGTGGCTGGTGTGCGGCGACGCGCCCTACGCGGGGGGCGAGGTGCTGGAGATGGCCTTCCGTGCGCTCCTGGACGCTCCGCCGGAGCGCGTGTGGCCCGCCGTGGAGTCCATCGGCGGGGAGCGCGGCTGGTACTTCGCGGACGTGCTCTGGAAGCTCCGGGGCCTGGTGGACCGCCTCATGGGCGGCGTGGGTCTGGCCCCCGGCAGGCGCGACCCCGAGCGCCTTTTCGCGGGGGACTGTCTGGACTGCTGGCGCGTGCACGCCTGCGAGCCCCCGGCCCGGCTGGTGCTCCTGGCGGCCATGAAGTCCCCGGGCGAGGCGGCCCTGGAAATCACCCTGGCCCCGCGCGCACAGGGACGCGCGGAGCTCCTGCTGCGCGCCCGCTTCCAGCCCAGGGGCCTGGCCGGACAGATCTACTGGTGGGCGCTGTGGCTGCCGCACCTCGCGCTCTTCCGCGGGCTGCTCCGGGGCCTGGCCCGGGCCGCCGGGGCGCGCGTGCTGGAGGGGCCGTCGCTGGCCCCGCCCGCGAACGGCCAGGGCTGCGCCGTGCGGCGCTGAACGCACAAGGCCGACGCTCGCGCGTCGGCCTTTGCCTGATGTCGCGTCTCAATGACGTGCGCCCGGGCCGCCCGGGCGTCGTCCGCCCGCAGCCCTCCTACGGGGCCTTGGAGAGAATGTCCGCCGAGACCTCCCGGGCGCTGGCCGTGCCCGTGAGGAGCATGGCCGAGAGAAGCTCCGAGCGCACTTTGCCCAGCCATGCGGCCACGCCCTCGGCCCCGCCGCCGAAGGCGGCCACGGCCAGGGGCCTGCCAACCAGCACGGCGTCGGCCCCCAGGGCCAGCAGCTTCAGCACGTCCGCGCCGGAACGCACGCCTCCGTCGGCCAGGATGGCCACGCGGCCCTTCACGCGGGCGGCGATCTCGGGAAGCACCTCGGCCGCGCCGGGGGTGTGGTCCAGCACGCGCCCGCCGTGGTTGGAGACCACGATGGCCGCCGCGCCAGCGCCCACGGCCAACTGGGCCTCGTCGGGGGTCATCACGCCCTTGATCACGAAGGGAAGCCGCGTGGAGGCGGTGATTTCCTTGATCTCAACGAAGGTCTTGGGGCTCACTGGCTGGCCCTTGAGGGCCATGGTGATGAGCCCCGCGCCGTCCACGTCCATGCCCACGGCCATGGCCCCGGCCTCTTCGGCGCGGCGCACCAGGGCCAGCACGGCCTCCTGGGCGCGCGGTTTGATGAAGGGCACGCCCTGACCGCCTCGGGCCGCGATGGAGCGCACGCCGCCCTCGTACATGGCCGGGTCCGCGCCGTCGCCGCAACAGCCCACGGTCCCGGCGGCCAGGGCACCCGCGACGATCATCTCCGCGAAGGCGTCCTCGGCGATCTTGCCGCCCATGTTGTAGACCACGCCGGTCATGGGCGCGGCCAGCACGGGCATGGAGAGGGTCTTGCCGAAGAGTTCCACGGAGGTGTCTGCCTCCTTCACGGCGTGAATGGTGCGCAGGTTGAGCCGCCAGGCCGCCAGGGCCTCCAGGTTGGCCCCGAAGGCGCGCCCTGTTCCGGCCCCGCCCATGCCGGGCACTTCCCCGGCGCAGGCGCGTCCGTCGCAGACGGGGCAGACCCTGCAATAGCCCTTCATCGCCTCGCGGGCGGTCTTGCGCAGTTGGGCCATGTCCATGATGAGCCTCCAGATGTGCTTGGTTTGTTGGTTTGTCCGGTCTCAGTGCAGGGCCACGGAGCCGCCGCGCGCGGCCCGGCGGCGCATGAAGAGCGCCCCCGCCACGCACACGAGGCTCACCATGCCCAGAAGCCGGAAGCTGTCCAGATAGGCCAGGAGGGCCGACTGCTGCAAGAGCAGCTGCTCCAGCACCGCCAGGGCCTTCTGCTTGGCGGCCACGGGGTCGAACCCCTGGGTGAAGTAGGCCGTGAGGCCCTGGAAGAACTCGTTGAAGCGCGGGTTGGCGGGGGTCATGTGCCCGGCCAGGAGGGTCTGGTGGCTCTGGGAGCCACGCGCCACCATGGTGGTGACCACCGAGATGCCCACCCCGCCCCCGATGTTGCGCATCAGGTTGAACAGCCCCGAGGCCGTGCCCATGCGGTGCTGGGGCATGGAGGCCATGGAGAGCATGGTCAGGGGCACGAAGATGAAGCCCATGGAGAGCCCCATGATCACGTTGGGCCAGGCGATGTGCCCCTGGCTGATCTGCAGGTTGATGGTGGAGAAATAAAGCGAGGTGAGCCCCAGGATGAGGAATCCCCCCGCGATGAGCTTGCGTGCATCCACGCGGTTGATGAGCCGGCTCACCAGCACCATGGAGACGATGGCCCCGATGCCCCGGGGGCTGAGGGCCAGGCCGCTGTCCAGGGCCGTGTAGCCCATGAGCGTCTGCAGGTAGAGGGGCTGGAGCGTGATGGTGGCGTAGAGCACCACGCCCAGGAGCGTCATCATGCCCGTGCCGATGGCGAAGTTGGCGTCCTTGAAGACGCGCAGGTCCACGATGGGGTGCTCGGCCCGCAGCTCCCAGACGATGAAGGCGACCATGGAGAGCAAGGAGATCACGGAGAACCAGAGAATCCAGCCCGTCTCGAACCAGTTCTCCTGCTGGCCCTTGTCCAGCACGATCTGGAGGGTGGCCAGCCACAGGGCCATGATGGCGAAGCCCGTCACGTCCACGCCGCCCGCCTTGCGGCGCTGGGCCTCCAGGTAGGGCGGGTCCTCGATGAAGGTCCGGCACATGAGGAAGGCCGCGACGCCCACGGGGATGTTGATGGTGAACATCCAGCGCCAGGAGTAGTGGTCCGTGAGCCAGCCGCCCAGGGTGGGCCCCACGATGGGGGCCACCACCACGCCCATGCCGAAGATGGCCATGGCCGTGCCGCGCTTCTCGGGCGGGGCGCTCTCCATGAGGATGGCCTGGGAAAGGGGCTGGAGCGCCCCCCCGGCCGCGCCCTGGACGATGCGCGCCAGGATGAGCATGGGCATGGACCCCACCGCCGCGCACCAGGCCGAGGCCAGGGTGAACAGGGCCACGCAGGCCAGCAGAAAGCGCCTGCGCCCGAAGCGTACCGAAAACCACCCCGTGAGCGGCAGCACGATGGCGTTGGCCACCAGGTAGCTGGTGAGCACCCAGGTGGCCTCCTCGTGGCTGGCCGAGAGGTTGCCCGCCATCTGGGGCAGGGCCACGTTGGCCATGGTGGTGTCGAGCACCTCCATGATGGTGGGCAGCATCACCGAGGGCGCGATCACCCACAGGCTGGCCCGGGGCCTCCAGGGGGCGTGGTGCTGGGCGGGCATGGCCCTAGCGCACCAGCACCCGGGGCATCACGGACATGCCCGGGGCCAGGTGGAGCTCCTTCCCGTCGGGGAGGGCGTCGGGAACGATCTTCACGGGCACGCGCTGCACCACCTTCACGAAATTGCCCGAGGCGTTCTGGGGCGGCAGCAGGCTGAAGGCCGAGCCCGTGCCCGCCTGGAGGCTGTCGATCTTCCCGGTGAAGGTCCTGCCGGGATAGGCGTCCACGGTGAAGGTCACGGGCATGCCGGGGCGCATGCCCTGGATCTGGGTCTCCTTGAAGTTGGCCACCACCCACACGTCGTCGCCCACCAGGGCGAGCACGGCCTGGCCCGCCTGCACGTAGTCGCCGGGCTCCACGGCCTTGCGCGTGACGCGCCCCGAAAGACCGGCGCGCACCTCGGTGTAGGCCACCTGCAGGGTCTCCTTCTCCATGGCGGCGCGGTAGCGCTCCACGGCGGCCCGGGCGGTGTTGATCTGGGCGGCGGCGAGGTCGGCCTGGGCCTCGGCGGCGGCCACCCGCTTGCGCGCCCCCAGCAGGGCCGAGGCCGTGGTGCGGGCCAGGGTCTGGGCGTTGTCCTGGGCCTGCTGGGAGACGGCCCCCGTGCGCACCAGCTGGCTGTAGCGGGAGAGGTCGGTGGAGGCGTTGGCGGCCTGGGCCTCGGCGGAGGCGGCGTCGGCCTGGGCCTGCTCCAGGGCGGCAAGGGAGGCGCGGTGCTGGCTCTGGCTTTCGCGCAGGCGCTCCCGGGCCTCCTCGTGGTTGGCGCGCGCCTGGCCCAGCTCGGCCTGGAAGATGGCCGGGTCCAGGCGCAGGAGCACGTCGCCCTCCTGCACGCGGCGGTTGTCGTCCGCGAGCACCTCCAGCACGCGCCCGGGCACCTGGGGGGCCACGTTGGCCACATGCCCGGTGATGTAGGCGTCGTCGGTTGTCTCGTAGTGCGATTCCTGCCACCACCACCAGGCGAGCGCGCCCAGGGCGGCAAGCGTCACGGCCAGAACGGCGAGCTTGC
This window of the Fundidesulfovibrio magnetotacticus genome carries:
- a CDS encoding alpha-hydroxy-acid oxidizing protein, producing the protein MDMAQLRKTAREAMKGYCRVCPVCDGRACAGEVPGMGGAGTGRAFGANLEALAAWRLNLRTIHAVKEADTSVELFGKTLSMPVLAAPMTGVVYNMGGKIAEDAFAEMIVAGALAAGTVGCCGDGADPAMYEGGVRSIAARGGQGVPFIKPRAQEAVLALVRRAEEAGAMAVGMDVDGAGLITMALKGQPVSPKTFVEIKEITASTRLPFVIKGVMTPDEAQLAVGAGAAAIVVSNHGGRVLDHTPGAAEVLPEIAARVKGRVAILADGGVRSGADVLKLLALGADAVLVGRPLAVAAFGGGAEGVAAWLGKVRSELLSAMLLTGTASAREVSADILSKAP
- a CDS encoding DHA2 family efflux MFS transporter permease subunit, whose amino-acid sequence is MPAQHHAPWRPRASLWVIAPSVMLPTIMEVLDTTMANVALPQMAGNLSASHEEATWVLTSYLVANAIVLPLTGWFSVRFGRRRFLLACVALFTLASAWCAAVGSMPMLILARIVQGAAGGALQPLSQAILMESAPPEKRGTAMAIFGMGVVVAPIVGPTLGGWLTDHYSWRWMFTINIPVGVAAFLMCRTFIEDPPYLEAQRRKAGGVDVTGFAIMALWLATLQIVLDKGQQENWFETGWILWFSVISLLSMVAFIVWELRAEHPIVDLRVFKDANFAIGTGMMTLLGVVLYATITLQPLYLQTLMGYTALDSGLALSPRGIGAIVSMVLVSRLINRVDARKLIAGGFLILGLTSLYFSTINLQISQGHIAWPNVIMGLSMGFIFVPLTMLSMASMPQHRMGTASGLFNLMRNIGGGVGISVVTTMVARGSQSHQTLLAGHMTPANPRFNEFFQGLTAYFTQGFDPVAAKQKALAVLEQLLLQQSALLAYLDSFRLLGMVSLVCVAGALFMRRRAARGGSVALH
- a CDS encoding SDR family oxidoreductase, with the protein product MLHPDDPVLVTGATGYVGGRLVPLLLVRGRRVRPAARSLDKLACRPWAAHPRCEPVQADMLDAASLDKALLGCRAAYYLVHSMGSAGRDFAQADERSALNFGEACARAGVERIVYLGGLGDDNAELSHHLRSRHRTAHNLARAGVPVTHLRAAAILGAGSASYEILRSLVERLPVMITPRWVHTRCQPISVRDVLDYLAACLEHPETAGQTYDIGGPDVLTYEDLFQLYAQVAGLPRRIIVPVPLLTPRLSAHWVRFVTPVPASVARPLIEGLRNEVVCRDDRIRRIIPLDLQGCRETFQAARRELKDRLVPTCWSDAGQVRAPEWLVCGDAPYAGGEVLEMAFRALLDAPPERVWPAVESIGGERGWYFADVLWKLRGLVDRLMGGVGLAPGRRDPERLFAGDCLDCWRVHACEPPARLVLLAAMKSPGEAALEITLAPRAQGRAELLLRARFQPRGLAGQIYWWALWLPHLALFRGLLRGLARAAGARVLEGPSLAPPANGQGCAVRR
- a CDS encoding HlyD family secretion protein, with the translated sequence MSSSDTPTVSDPAGKAAPRGKAGKLAVLAVTLAALGALAWWWWQESHYETTDDAYITGHVANVAPQVPGRVLEVLADDNRRVQEGDVLLRLDPAIFQAELGQARANHEEARERLRESQSQHRASLAALEQAQADAASAEAQAANASTDLSRYSQLVRTGAVSQQAQDNAQTLARTTASALLGARKRVAAAEAQADLAAAQINTARAAVERYRAAMEKETLQVAYTEVRAGLSGRVTRKAVEPGDYVQAGQAVLALVGDDVWVVANFKETQIQGMRPGMPVTFTVDAYPGRTFTGKIDSLQAGTGSAFSLLPPQNASGNFVKVVQRVPVKIVPDALPDGKELHLAPGMSVMPRVLVR
- a CDS encoding B12-binding domain-containing radical SAM protein; translated protein: MLIASPKLSGPPVGIAYVLADLKKHHIPYEYIDLEFTPLPEEAIRAGEYLCIGSGGMVGSWKFFHEFFAKVKGLSDTPLILGGPVTSCIQLELIFSQFGVDYIFLGEAEKRFAEFLTRLDRQEDVTDLPGLAWRNSDGVIMANRHVRRLDISKYDVSPEWTEVHVERHFGSASANHNLDYPIYHARGCIGNCTFCFPLYHGFTARKTELVILEMQKAVEAYPHMWGFSLMNETSFVRLDQAVEFCEAYKLSGIGKPWNCCLKGNIDLQILQVLKDAGCVHVFMGIESGNDDILKRMRKGITTKMVLEFYKAANLAGILTTGAIMFGSEGETEKHIQGTADFIIENDLYCTFFSMVTAYPGTAIYQRALRRGLISDEVAYLSNLEELQCEQGLHNGLLYGKTKNYDRINVSEVDDSRLYSVVMQQMRRINTHYLEKFTLQNFDPDTGSGECPFCASQVKVPLSPFPLVKAFCSQCRMIASVNYFQYSPLSRQAEMLSAVLRDKNIVVYGRGENARILRTHNLFGVEQGQYVCHVDGPTKDHYYFENPIVSIGDLGKLKYDVILLADAVPWTRKMLSSRGIPEETILDLLPPEWMQRISCLYSAQTGTLQLLPVDPGFAAHALGGACGLKSGDRIVLAPAGRYAISVAENLEELGLDVLAFIDNAKGGRGLYHGKAPILLPMEAGELDGAQILVATPSIRAMQELRMQIAAEIPGSSPICLVEALFPKI